Proteins found in one Buchnera aphidicola (Hyadaphis tataricae) genomic segment:
- the rplW gene encoding 50S ribosomal protein L23 has product MILEERLLKILLAPHVSEKSSISAEKRNTIVLKVLKNATKYEIKCAVKKIFDVEVDNVKTLKVKGKKKRQSNRIVQKSDWKKAYIKIKKGYNLDFIGNIE; this is encoded by the coding sequence ATGATTTTAGAAGAACGTTTGTTAAAAATATTACTTGCTCCACATGTTTCTGAAAAATCTTCTATATCCGCAGAAAAACGTAATACTATAGTATTAAAAGTTTTAAAAAATGCAACCAAGTATGAAATTAAATGTGCGGTTAAAAAAATTTTTGATGTGGAAGTAGATAACGTCAAAACATTAAAAGTAAAAGGGAAAAAAAAACGTCAATCTAATCGTATTGTCCAAAAAAGTGACTGGAAAAAAGCCTATATTAAAATAAAAAAAGGGTATAATTTAGACTTTATAGGAAATATAGAGTAA
- the rplD gene encoding 50S ribosomal protein L4 gives MQLVVKDIQTFLSVSETIFNRDFNKALIHQVVVSYAASTRQGTRAQKSRAEVSGSGRKPWRQKGTGRARAGSFRSPIWRSGGVTFAAKPQEYGQKVNKKMYRGALKSIFSELIRQNRLIVFNDFSLNLPKTKLLIEKLKDINFKKLLIIKHKIEHNLFLASRNLYSVDVKNLNAINPISLIVPDQVIMTVQAIKQLEEMLA, from the coding sequence ATGCAATTAGTAGTTAAAGACATACAGACTTTTCTTAGTGTTTCTGAAACCATTTTTAATCGTGATTTTAATAAGGCTCTAATTCATCAAGTTGTTGTTTCTTATGCAGCATCGACTCGTCAAGGTACTAGAGCTCAAAAAAGTCGTGCTGAGGTTTCAGGTTCAGGAAGAAAACCATGGCGTCAAAAAGGAACAGGTCGTGCTCGTGCAGGATCTTTTAGAAGTCCAATTTGGCGATCAGGTGGCGTGACGTTTGCTGCAAAACCACAAGAATATGGTCAGAAAGTCAATAAAAAAATGTATCGTGGTGCATTAAAAAGTATTTTTTCCGAACTAATACGTCAAAATCGATTAATAGTTTTTAACGATTTTTCTTTAAATTTACCAAAAACAAAACTATTAATAGAAAAATTAAAAGATATAAACTTTAAAAAGTTACTAATTATTAAACATAAAATCGAGCATAATTTATTTCTTGCATCTAGAAATTTGTACTCAGTGGATGTTAAAAATTTAAATGCTATTAATCCTATTAGTCTAATTGTTCCGGATCAAGTTATTATGACTGTTCAGGCAATTAAACAATTAGAGGAGATGCTTGCATGA
- the rplC gene encoding 50S ribosomal protein L3, translated as MIGLIGKKLGMTRIFTEEGASIPVTVIELQENRITQVKNIKTDLYCAIQVTTGTIKRAKLNKPRSGHFFKSGVVPGRGLWEFRINRDHCFKVGQNININIFKNIKKVDITGFSKGKGFSGTVKRWNFSTQDATHGNSLSHRVPGSIGQNQTPGRVFKGKKMAGQLGNHRVTVQSLNIVDVDEKKNLLLVKGAVPGATGSNLIVKPAIKV; from the coding sequence ATGATTGGTTTAATTGGAAAAAAACTTGGTATGACTCGTATTTTTACTGAAGAGGGTGCTTCAATTCCTGTTACAGTCATTGAACTTCAAGAAAATCGTATCACACAGGTAAAAAACATAAAAACTGATCTTTATTGTGCGATTCAAGTTACAACTGGTACAATCAAAAGAGCTAAGTTAAACAAACCAAGATCAGGTCATTTTTTTAAATCTGGTGTTGTTCCAGGAAGAGGTTTATGGGAATTCAGAATTAATCGAGATCACTGTTTTAAAGTGGGACAAAACATTAATATAAATATTTTTAAAAATATCAAAAAAGTTGATATTACAGGATTTTCTAAAGGAAAGGGTTTCAGCGGAACAGTAAAACGTTGGAATTTTTCTACTCAAGATGCTACTCATGGTAATTCTTTGTCGCATAGAGTCCCTGGATCTATTGGACAAAATCAAACTCCTGGTAGAGTATTTAAGGGAAAAAAAATGGCAGGTCAATTAGGAAATCATCGTGTTACGGTACAAAGTTTAAATATAGTAGATGTTGACGAGAAAAAAAATCTTCTTTTGGTAAAAGGCGCTGTTCCCGGTGCTACTGGTAGCAATCTTATCGTTAAGCCAGCTATTAAGGTTTGA
- the rpsJ gene encoding 30S ribosomal protein S10, with translation MQNQRIRIRLKAFDHRLIDQSTTEIVETAKRTGAQVRGPIPLPTRKERFTILVSPHVNKDARDQYEIRTHKRLIDIVEPTEKTVDALMRLDLAAGVDVQISLG, from the coding sequence ATGCAGAACCAAAGAATTCGTATTCGTTTAAAAGCTTTTGATCATAGATTAATTGATCAATCAACTACAGAAATTGTTGAAACAGCAAAAAGAACTGGCGCGCAAGTTCGTGGACCAATTCCTCTCCCTACTCGAAAAGAGCGTTTTACTATTTTAGTTTCTCCACATGTTAACAAAGATGCTCGTGATCAATATGAAATACGTACACATAAACGTTTGATTGACATAGTAGAGCCAACTGAAAAAACTGTTGATGCACTGATGCGTCTGGATCTTGCTGCCGGTGTAGACGTGCAAATTAGTTTAGGTTAA
- the tuf gene encoding elongation factor Tu: protein MSKEKFQRLKPHINVGTIGHVDHGKTTLTAAITTVLSKKYGGSARAFDQIDNAPEEKARGITINTSHVEYDTALRHYAHVDCPGHADYIKNMITGAAQMDGAILVVAATDGPMPQTREHILLGRQVGVPYIVVFLNKCDMVDDEELLELVEMEVRDLLTQYDFPGDDTPIVRGSALKALEGDPEWESKILDLSVFLDSYIPEPKRSIDQPFLLPIEDVFSISGRGTVVTGRVEKGVIKVGEEVEIVGIKKTTKTTCTGVEMFRKLLDEGRAGENVGILLRGTKRDEIERGQVLAKPGSIHPHTTFESEVYVLSKEEGGRHTPFFKGYRPQFYFRTTDVTGSIELPEGIEMVMPGDNIKMTVTLINPIAMTDGLRFAIREGGRTVGAGVVSKVLN, encoded by the coding sequence ATGTCTAAAGAAAAATTTCAACGTTTAAAACCACATATAAACGTCGGAACCATTGGTCATGTAGATCATGGTAAAACTACTTTAACTGCAGCGATTACAACTGTTTTATCTAAAAAATATGGTGGTTCTGCACGTGCTTTTGATCAAATTGATAATGCTCCAGAAGAAAAAGCTAGAGGAATAACGATTAATACTTCTCATGTAGAGTATGATACTGCATTAAGACATTACGCTCACGTGGATTGTCCCGGTCATGCTGATTATATAAAAAATATGATTACAGGCGCTGCTCAAATGGACGGTGCTATTTTAGTAGTAGCCGCAACTGATGGACCTATGCCTCAAACTCGTGAACATATTTTGTTAGGTAGACAAGTTGGAGTACCCTATATCGTTGTTTTTCTTAATAAATGTGATATGGTAGATGATGAAGAATTATTAGAGTTAGTAGAAATGGAAGTTCGTGACTTATTAACCCAATATGATTTTCCAGGAGATGATACTCCTATTGTTCGTGGATCAGCGCTTAAAGCATTAGAAGGCGATCCTGAATGGGAATCAAAAATATTAGATTTATCTGTGTTTTTGGATAGTTATATTCCTGAACCAAAAAGATCAATTGATCAACCTTTTTTATTACCTATAGAAGATGTGTTTTCTATCTCTGGAAGAGGTACAGTAGTAACTGGAAGAGTAGAAAAAGGCGTAATTAAAGTTGGTGAAGAAGTAGAGATTGTAGGTATTAAAAAAACTACTAAAACTACTTGCACCGGTGTAGAAATGTTTAGAAAATTATTAGATGAAGGTAGAGCTGGAGAAAATGTAGGTATCTTATTACGTGGTACAAAACGTGATGAAATTGAAAGAGGACAAGTTCTAGCAAAACCAGGTAGTATTCATCCGCATACAACATTTGAATCTGAGGTTTATGTGTTATCTAAAGAAGAAGGAGGTCGTCATACTCCATTTTTCAAAGGATATCGACCACAGTTCTATTTCAGAACTACTGACGTTACTGGTTCCATTGAATTGCCCGAGGGTATTGAAATGGTCATGCCAGGAGATAATATCAAAATGACTGTAACCTTGATTAATCCTATTGCGATGACCGATGGATTACGTTTTGCTATACGTGAAGGAGGTCGTACTGTCGGTGCTGGTGTAGTTTCTAAGGTTTTAAATTGA
- the fusA gene encoding elongation factor G: MSRITPIARYRNIGISAHIDAGKTTTTERILFYTGINHKIGEVHDGAATMDWMAQEQERGITITSAATTAFWSGMAKQFKPHRINIIDTPGHVDFTIEVERSMRVLDGAVMVYCAVGGVQPQSETVWRQANKYNVPRIAFVNKMDRMGANFLKVVNQIKIRLGANPVPLQLAIGSEENFIGVIDLIKMKAIYWQDSDQGLTFIYDNIPKDMDILAQKWHQKLIESAVESDELLLEKYLNGELLSEREIKSGLRKRALNDEIVLITCGSAFKNKGVQALLDAIIEYLPAPNEIQDIKGSSNNTPAVRISSDAAPFSALAFKIANDPFVGNLTFFRVYSGVVKSGDTVFNSVKNKKERFGRIVQMHANKREEIKEVYAGDIAAAIGLKDVTTGDTLCDLNHSIILEKMEFPEPVISISVEPKTKVDQEKMGLALGRLAKEDPSFRVRTDKESNQTIISGMGELHLEIIIDRMKREFSVDANIGQPQVAYRETILNKVQDIEGKHIKQSGGRGQYGHVVIELFPLEPGGEGYLFINDIKGGIIPNEYISAIDKGIQEQLKYGPLAGYPVVDIGVRLYFGSYHDVDSSELAFKLAASIAFKNGFKKAKPILLEPIMKVEVETPDDYMGDVIGDLNRRRGMIEGMIDLSIGKIIKACVPLSEMFGYATDLRSQTQGRASYSMEFLKYTEAPLNIASMIIEKREK, from the coding sequence ATGTCTCGTATAACACCTATTGCTCGTTATCGTAACATTGGAATTAGTGCTCATATAGATGCTGGAAAAACTACTACAACTGAAAGAATTTTATTTTATACCGGTATTAATCACAAAATTGGTGAAGTACATGATGGCGCTGCCACCATGGATTGGATGGCACAAGAGCAAGAACGAGGTATCACCATTACGTCAGCGGCTACTACTGCATTTTGGAGTGGTATGGCAAAACAGTTTAAACCACATAGAATCAATATTATCGATACTCCTGGACATGTAGATTTTACTATAGAAGTAGAACGATCTATGCGTGTATTAGATGGTGCTGTTATGGTTTATTGTGCTGTTGGAGGAGTCCAACCTCAGTCAGAAACTGTTTGGCGTCAAGCAAATAAATATAATGTGCCTCGGATTGCTTTCGTTAATAAAATGGATCGTATGGGTGCAAATTTTTTAAAAGTAGTCAATCAAATTAAAATACGATTAGGCGCCAATCCTGTTCCCTTGCAATTAGCTATTGGATCAGAAGAAAATTTTATTGGTGTGATAGATTTAATTAAAATGAAAGCTATTTATTGGCAAGATAGTGATCAAGGATTAACTTTTATTTACGATAATATTCCAAAAGATATGGATATTTTAGCTCAAAAATGGCATCAAAAACTCATTGAATCTGCTGTAGAATCTGATGAACTTTTATTAGAAAAATATTTGAATGGTGAATTGTTGTCTGAAAGAGAAATTAAATCCGGTTTAAGAAAAAGAGCTTTAAATGACGAAATTGTATTGATTACATGTGGTTCAGCTTTTAAAAATAAAGGTGTTCAAGCTTTATTAGATGCAATAATCGAATATTTACCTGCTCCAAATGAAATTCAAGATATTAAAGGAAGTTCGAATAACACACCTGCTGTTAGAATTTCAAGTGACGCAGCTCCTTTTTCTGCGTTAGCCTTTAAAATTGCTAACGATCCATTTGTCGGTAATTTAACGTTTTTTAGAGTATATTCAGGAGTTGTAAAATCTGGAGACACTGTTTTTAATTCTGTAAAAAATAAAAAAGAAAGATTTGGTAGAATTGTTCAGATGCATGCGAATAAACGAGAAGAAATTAAAGAAGTATACGCAGGCGATATAGCAGCTGCTATCGGCTTAAAAGATGTGACAACTGGAGATACCTTGTGTGATTTAAATCATTCAATTATTTTAGAAAAAATGGAATTTCCAGAGCCAGTGATATCTATTTCTGTAGAACCTAAAACTAAAGTAGATCAAGAGAAAATGGGTTTAGCTTTAGGTAGATTAGCAAAAGAAGATCCATCTTTTCGAGTACGTACTGATAAAGAATCAAATCAAACTATCATTTCTGGAATGGGCGAATTACATTTAGAAATTATTATCGATCGAATGAAACGTGAATTTAGTGTAGATGCAAATATTGGACAACCTCAGGTAGCGTATCGTGAAACGATCTTGAATAAAGTTCAAGATATTGAAGGAAAACATATTAAGCAATCAGGAGGCAGAGGTCAATATGGTCATGTTGTTATAGAATTGTTTCCATTAGAACCAGGAGGTGAAGGGTATTTATTTATTAATGATATAAAAGGAGGAATAATACCCAATGAATACATTTCTGCAATTGATAAGGGTATCCAAGAACAATTAAAATATGGACCGTTAGCGGGTTATCCAGTTGTAGATATTGGAGTTCGTCTTTATTTTGGTTCATATCACGATGTTGATTCTTCTGAATTAGCATTTAAATTAGCTGCTTCTATAGCATTTAAAAATGGTTTTAAAAAAGCAAAACCAATATTGTTAGAACCTATTATGAAAGTTGAAGTGGAAACACCAGACGATTATATGGGGGATGTAATAGGCGATTTAAACCGTAGAAGAGGAATGATTGAAGGAATGATTGATTTATCAATAGGTAAAATTATTAAAGCATGCGTTCCTTTATCTGAAATGTTTGGTTATGCTACTGATTTGCGTTCACAAACTCAAGGACGGGCATCATATTCTATGGAATTTTTAAAATATACAGAAGCACCATTGAATATTGCTTCCATGATTATTGAAAAAAGAGAAAAGTAG
- the rpsG gene encoding 30S ribosomal protein S7 has translation MPRRRIIGARKILPDPKFSSELLAKFINILMVDGKKSIAEVIVYTALKNLSKRTDKKELEVFEIALEHVRPIVEVKSRRVGGSTYQVPVEVRPIRRNALAMRWIVESARKRTDKSMSLRLSNELYDAVENRGAAVKKKEEIHKMAEANKAFAHYRW, from the coding sequence ATGCCACGTCGTCGTATTATTGGTGCTAGAAAAATTTTACCTGATCCAAAATTTTCTTCCGAATTACTAGCTAAATTTATCAATATTCTTATGGTGGATGGTAAAAAATCCATCGCAGAAGTTATTGTTTATACTGCATTAAAAAATTTATCTAAACGTACCGATAAAAAAGAATTAGAAGTATTTGAAATAGCTTTAGAACATGTTCGTCCAATAGTGGAAGTCAAATCACGTCGTGTTGGCGGGTCTACTTATCAAGTTCCAGTTGAAGTGCGGCCAATTAGAAGAAACGCTTTAGCTATGCGTTGGATTGTTGAATCCGCTCGTAAAAGAACAGATAAATCAATGTCTTTGCGTTTGTCAAATGAATTATATGATGCAGTAGAAAACAGAGGCGCCGCAGTAAAAAAGAAAGAAGAAATCCATAAAATGGCAGAGGCTAATAAAGCTTTTGCTCATTATCGTTGGTAA
- the rpsL gene encoding 30S ribosomal protein S12 — protein sequence MATVNQLVRKPRVRKVIKSNVPALDGSPQKRGVCTRVYTTTPKKPNSALRKVCRVRLTNGFEVTAYIGGEGHNLQEHSVILIRGGRVKDLPGVRYHIVRGSLDCAGVKERKKGRSKYGVKKPKA from the coding sequence ATGGCCACAGTAAATCAATTAGTGCGTAAACCACGTGTACGTAAGGTAATTAAAAGTAATGTTCCGGCATTAGATGGGAGCCCTCAAAAAAGAGGAGTGTGTACTAGAGTATATACAACAACACCTAAAAAACCTAACTCAGCACTTAGAAAAGTATGTCGTGTAAGGTTAACTAATGGGTTTGAAGTGACTGCGTATATTGGAGGAGAAGGGCATAATTTACAAGAACATTCTGTAATTTTGATTAGAGGTGGTAGGGTTAAAGATTTACCAGGAGTTCGATATCATATTGTTAGAGGTTCATTAGACTGTGCCGGTGTTAAAGAACGCAAAAAAGGACGCTCTAAATATGGAGTTAAAAAACCTAAAGCATGA
- the tusB gene encoding sulfurtransferase complex subunit TusB: MLHTLMKSPFESNTSLIISMLKPSDDFLALQDGVLIALKNSVFLKNIVMSPARLYLLKEDVYARGIDQYISNKFTLISYIHFVSLTIKHKQQMTW; this comes from the coding sequence ATGTTGCATACTTTAATGAAATCTCCTTTTGAAAGTAACACTTCTCTTATTATCAGTATGTTAAAACCATCAGATGATTTTTTAGCTTTACAAGATGGCGTGTTGATTGCATTAAAAAATAGTGTTTTTTTAAAAAATATCGTTATGTCTCCAGCAAGATTATATCTTCTTAAAGAAGATGTTTATGCTCGTGGTATTGATCAATACATTTCTAATAAATTTACTCTAATTAGTTATATTCATTTCGTTTCATTGACTATTAAACACAAACAACAAATGACTTGGTAA
- the tusC gene encoding sulfurtransferase complex subunit TusC, whose product MNSVAVIFTHAPHGTSFGREGLDAVLSISSIINEISLFFIGDGVLQLIKNYKSENILARNYTASFSVLSFYNIKTFYCCKSSLLARGLYNYRQFILQVNILDLDVLRLKLDDYDVIVNF is encoded by the coding sequence ATGAATAGCGTTGCTGTTATTTTTACTCATGCTCCGCATGGAACTAGTTTTGGAAGAGAAGGTTTAGATGCTGTTTTAAGTATTTCATCTATCATCAATGAAATTAGTTTATTTTTTATTGGTGATGGTGTATTGCAATTAATAAAAAATTATAAATCAGAAAATATTTTAGCAAGGAATTATACTGCTTCGTTTTCTGTACTATCTTTTTATAATATTAAAACATTTTATTGCTGCAAATCATCATTATTAGCAAGAGGTTTATATAATTATAGACAATTTATATTACAGGTTAATATATTAGATCTGGATGTGTTACGTTTAAAATTAGATGATTATGATGTAATTGTTAATTTTTAA
- the tusD gene encoding sulfurtransferase complex subunit TusD translates to MNYTVLVTGAPYGTQNASTAFLFCKALVNTVHHLKSIFFYCDGVLNANSMTTPANDEFDLIKAWQKLKKKHHVNLYVCNSAAMRRGVIAEKKILNLDTQNGNLAIFFELSGLIELACAIKKCDRLIQF, encoded by the coding sequence ATGAATTATACAGTATTAGTTACCGGTGCTCCTTATGGTACGCAAAATGCCAGTACTGCTTTTTTGTTTTGCAAGGCTTTAGTTAACACGGTGCATCATTTAAAAAGTATTTTTTTTTATTGTGATGGAGTGCTGAATGCTAATAGCATGACTACACCAGCGAACGATGAATTTGATTTAATTAAAGCATGGCAAAAATTAAAAAAAAAACATCATGTAAATTTATACGTTTGTAACAGCGCTGCAATGAGAAGAGGTGTTATCGCAGAAAAAAAAATATTAAATTTAGATACCCAAAATGGAAACTTGGCTATTTTTTTTGAGTTGAGCGGATTGATAGAGTTAGCTTGTGCTATAAAAAAATGTGATCGTTTAATACAATTTTAA
- the fkpA gene encoding FKBP-type peptidyl-prolyl cis-trans isomerase, whose protein sequence is MLFNFKKIILIFMILLVPKSFSEPIFFNSVHLTSFSKETKKFENDDDKSGYALGVSLGHYINESFEKQKKIGIHLDKNSLLQGVQDVISGNLKLSHQEIASILTKLEERLKNATKIELEKNTKENFIKGALYMKKFSKNKDVKKTASGLLYLVENPGSGETITNDTKIVLHYKGSFINGVEFDNSYKRGEPVSLMLKDVILGWQEGLKHIKKGGKITLVIPPHLAYGDKFVNGIPGNSTLIFNIELLDVISSE, encoded by the coding sequence ATGTTGTTTAATTTTAAAAAAATAATATTAATATTTATGATATTACTCGTTCCAAAATCATTTTCAGAACCAATATTTTTCAATAGTGTTCATCTGACATCTTTTTCTAAAGAAACAAAAAAATTTGAAAACGATGATGATAAATCAGGTTATGCTTTAGGTGTGTCGTTAGGTCATTATATTAATGAATCTTTTGAAAAACAAAAAAAAATAGGTATTCATTTAGACAAAAATAGTCTTTTGCAGGGAGTTCAAGATGTGATTTCTGGAAATTTAAAATTATCTCATCAAGAAATTGCGTCAATTCTTACAAAATTAGAAGAAAGATTAAAAAATGCAACAAAAATAGAATTAGAAAAAAATACTAAAGAAAATTTTATCAAAGGAGCACTATACATGAAAAAATTTTCTAAAAATAAAGATGTCAAAAAAACCGCTAGTGGACTCTTGTATCTCGTAGAAAATCCAGGATCAGGAGAGACGATAACTAACGATACAAAGATTGTTTTACATTATAAAGGTTCTTTTATTAATGGTGTAGAATTTGATAATTCTTATAAAAGAGGCGAGCCCGTATCATTAATGTTAAAAGATGTTATATTAGGTTGGCAAGAAGGTTTAAAGCATATCAAAAAAGGTGGAAAAATTACATTAGTTATACCACCTCATTTAGCATATGGAGATAAATTTGTTAATGGTATTCCGGGTAATTCTACTTTAATTTTTAATATAGAATTATTAGATGTTATTTCTTCAGAATAG
- the tsgA gene encoding MFS transporter TsgA, translated as MKNINQIGLTWISFLSYAFTGALVVVTGMIMKNIAQYFNLSIAEMSNTFTYLNAGILISILLNSWISGIISLKKQLISGFFLTIIAILGIIYCKSILFFSINMFILGLVSGITMSIGTFLITHLYSGSKRGSRLLLTDSFFSMSGMIFPIIAAYLLEKNIIWYWIYIYIGGIYLLIFILTMNLDFPKIKHNIETLHRSEKIWNMNVILLSISAMLYILGQLGFISWVPQYVSEHVKIHLEKTGILVSNFWMSYMIGMWFFSVIIKFFNLYHMFMFLSSISTLLMYYFIHGDNLLMLKYVIVGLGFFSSAIYTIIITLTSLQTIKPSPKLINLILLFGTIGTLLTFIITSPIVEKQGLYAALITSNIMYSIVFLISVLIFFNKKT; from the coding sequence ATGAAAAATATCAATCAAATAGGTCTTACGTGGATTAGTTTTCTATCATATGCTTTTACAGGTGCGTTAGTTGTTGTGACTGGCATGATTATGAAGAACATTGCACAATATTTTAATTTGTCTATAGCGGAAATGAGCAATACCTTTACGTATTTAAATGCAGGCATATTAATATCAATTCTATTGAATTCATGGATCTCAGGAATTATATCATTAAAAAAACAATTAATATCAGGATTTTTTTTAACAATAATAGCTATATTAGGAATTATCTATTGCAAAAGTATACTTTTTTTCTCAATCAACATGTTCATACTTGGATTAGTCAGCGGTATTACTATGTCAATAGGTACATTTCTTATTACACATTTATACTCAGGATCAAAAAGAGGATCTAGATTATTATTGACCGATTCATTTTTTAGTATGTCAGGAATGATATTTCCTATTATTGCAGCCTATCTTCTAGAAAAAAATATTATTTGGTACTGGATCTATATATACATAGGAGGAATTTATTTATTAATTTTTATTTTAACAATGAATTTAGATTTTCCAAAAATAAAACACAATATAGAAACTTTACATCGTTCCGAAAAAATCTGGAATATGAATGTTATTTTATTATCTATTTCAGCAATGTTATATATTTTAGGACAATTAGGATTTATTTCCTGGGTTCCGCAATATGTATCTGAACATGTAAAAATTCATCTTGAGAAAACTGGAATTTTAGTAAGTAATTTTTGGATGTCTTATATGATTGGTATGTGGTTTTTTAGTGTTATAATAAAATTTTTCAATTTATATCATATGTTTATGTTTTTGTCTAGTATTTCTACATTACTAATGTATTATTTTATTCATGGTGACAATTTATTGATGCTTAAATACGTGATTGTTGGGTTAGGTTTTTTTTCTAGTGCTATTTATACAATCATCATCACATTAACATCGTTACAAACTATAAAACCATCACCAAAATTAATTAATTTAATTTTATTATTTGGCACAATAGGAACATTATTGACATTTATTATAACCAGTCCAATCGTAGAAAAACAAGGATTATATGCTGCTTTAATCACTTCGAATATTATGTATAGTATAGTATTTTTAATTTCTGTTTTGATTTTTTTCAATAAAAAAACATAA
- the trpS gene encoding tryptophan--tRNA ligase has product MSSKPIVFSAIQPSGNLTIGNYIGTMRHWSKMQSNYECLYCVADLHALTTIQNYSFLKTRTLDALSFYLACGVDPEKSIVFIQSHVHQHSQLSWILNCFARFSELLRMTQFKVKGTQGEKYIPKTNLGLFNYPILMASDILLYQTNVVPVGYDQKQHIELTRTIADRFNSIYGDVFALPTPIINQYGSKIMALLEPKKKMSKSDINKNNVIFLLDDISSVVSKINKSVTDSDRPSAIYYDIKNKPGISNLLEIFSAISNKDVHVLSKELQGVMYTEFKKIVSDAVSKFLHKLQRRYTDYRCDETLLKKIAYEGSMKAQLKAETTLKKIYSELNFFHLFK; this is encoded by the coding sequence ATGTCTTCTAAACCTATTGTCTTCAGTGCTATACAACCTTCTGGTAACTTGACCATTGGAAATTACATAGGAACTATGCGTCATTGGTCTAAAATGCAGTCTAATTACGAATGTTTATATTGTGTGGCGGACTTACATGCACTTACTACAATACAAAACTATTCATTTTTAAAAACTAGAACTTTGGATGCTTTATCATTCTATTTAGCTTGTGGTGTTGATCCTGAAAAAAGTATTGTTTTTATTCAATCACATGTACATCAACATAGTCAGTTAAGCTGGATTTTAAATTGTTTTGCTCGGTTTTCTGAATTATTACGTATGACTCAATTTAAAGTGAAAGGGACACAAGGGGAAAAGTATATACCAAAAACTAATTTGGGTTTATTTAATTATCCTATTTTAATGGCATCGGATATTTTATTGTATCAAACAAATGTTGTTCCTGTAGGATATGATCAAAAACAGCACATCGAATTAACAAGAACGATAGCTGATCGTTTTAATTCTATATATGGTGATGTATTTGCTTTACCCACACCAATAATTAATCAGTATGGATCTAAAATTATGGCTTTGTTAGAACCAAAAAAAAAGATGTCTAAATCTGATATTAATAAAAATAATGTCATTTTTTTATTAGATGATATTTCCTCTGTTGTTTCAAAAATTAACAAGTCTGTTACTGATTCTGATAGACCATCTGCAATATATTATGATATAAAAAATAAACCAGGTATTTCGAATTTATTAGAAATTTTTTCCGCTATTAGCAATAAAGATGTGCATGTTTTATCAAAAGAATTGCAAGGAGTTATGTATACAGAATTTAAAAAGATTGTTTCAGACGCCGTATCAAAATTTTTACATAAATTACAAAGACGTTATACTGATTATCGTTGTGATGAGACTTTATTAAAAAAAATAGCTTATGAAGGTTCTATGAAAGCACAATTGAAAGCCGAAACTACGTTAAAAAAAATTTATTCTGAATTAAATTTTTTTCACCTTTTTAAATAA